The following proteins are encoded in a genomic region of Mycolicibacterium rutilum:
- a CDS encoding alpha/beta fold hydrolase, translating into MTSAVQHRVRTQDGIALAADCYGHDDARPVVLLLHGGGQNRHAWSTSARRLHACGYTVVAYDTRGHGDSDWDPAGRYDIERLATDLLAVREHFSAYTAPAVVGASLGGMTVLGTHLLTSGASWAAVVLVDVTPRLEFQGARRVVTFMAAHPDGFSTLSDAAEVIAAYNPHRSRPANVDGLRKVLRQRHDGRWIWRWDPAFIHSNFDFLRDESTTGTEQFDAISHLLIDGARRVNAPTLLVRGLLSDVVSQATVDEFKQLVPHAETVDVSGTGHMIAGDDNDAFGCAVTEFLGRNLL; encoded by the coding sequence GACGCCCGTCCCGTCGTGCTGCTCCTGCACGGCGGCGGCCAGAACCGGCACGCGTGGAGCACTTCAGCGCGTCGCCTCCACGCATGCGGATACACAGTCGTCGCCTACGACACCCGCGGTCACGGCGACAGCGACTGGGACCCAGCCGGCAGGTACGACATCGAGCGACTCGCGACCGATCTTCTCGCCGTGCGCGAGCACTTCAGCGCCTATACCGCCCCTGCGGTCGTAGGTGCATCCCTTGGGGGCATGACCGTGCTCGGCACGCATCTGTTGACATCCGGGGCGTCGTGGGCGGCGGTCGTCCTGGTCGACGTCACCCCGCGACTTGAATTCCAGGGCGCCCGTCGCGTGGTGACGTTCATGGCCGCACATCCCGATGGCTTTAGCACCCTCTCTGACGCCGCAGAGGTGATCGCCGCGTACAACCCCCATCGCTCGCGCCCGGCCAACGTCGACGGCCTGCGCAAGGTGCTACGGCAGCGTCACGACGGCCGCTGGATCTGGCGGTGGGACCCGGCATTCATTCACTCCAACTTCGACTTTCTCCGCGACGAATCGACCACGGGAACGGAGCAATTCGACGCAATCAGCCACCTGCTGATCGACGGAGCCCGACGGGTCAATGCCCCAACACTTCTCGTAAGGGGCCTCTTGTCCGACGTGGTCTCCCAAGCCACCGTCGACGAGTTCAAGCAACTGGTTCCCCACGCCGAGACCGTCGACGTATCCGGCACCGGACACATGATCGCCGGCGACGACAACGACGCCTTCGGCTGCGCCGTCACCGAGTTCCTCGGCCGGAACCTCCTGTAG